The following coding sequences are from one Tachysurus vachellii isolate PV-2020 chromosome 7, HZAU_Pvac_v1, whole genome shotgun sequence window:
- the LOC132848109 gene encoding kelch-like protein 10, whose amino-acid sequence MSEDRKLCGLLNEMRLDGSLCDAVLRVDEVDFKVHKNILSAYSPYFRDLFRRCRNLDQRVYNITGVSPEIMDLMIHYMYMQDIQVTTDKVETLLDAANHLLIHDLALSCCEFLKDHLNPDNCVRIWQYADTHSCYELRDQAYMYTLHHFEDVVFSQSGKFLELTMEQLSDILEKDELNIKEEKTAFQAVFLWIRHEPNVRTQHIVNLLPKVRLALVTREYFLENIKKNPVVSSVCECQPIIAHAMKAMYDSKMAEPNTRLSDPFTRPRLPYSVLFAIAGFIDKSPTNIVETYDSKLDSWMCISSRAERARAYHGTVFLDGLVYVIGGSDIMEYFNSTCTFNPLDGTWNDVAPMHSPRGYVSVTVLDGFIYAMGGFDGTVSLNTAECYQPSTNQWSLIPSMNEQRSDASAATLNGKIYICGGCNGNECHFTVECFDPYSNQWTLIEPMHMPRSGLGVNVLNNQLFAIGGFDGVTPMQSIEAFNPRTNSWRILSPMFNPRSNFGIEVMDGRLYVIGGCNDEGTTSRCEYYDVYKDEWFKIQNMNTCRSAVSCCVVSGLPNVTDYTTKRDLFL is encoded by the exons atgagtgaagaCAGGAAGCTGTGCGGTTTACTGAACGAGATGCGATTGGACGGGTCGCTGTGTGACGCGGTGCTCAGAGTGGACGAAGTGGACTTCAAGGTCCACAAGAACATCCTCTCGGCGTACAGCCCGTATTTCAG AGATCTATTCAGAAGATGTAGAAATCTGGATCAGAGAGTGTACAACATCACTGGTGTATCTCCAGAAATCATGGATCTTATGATCCACTACATGTACATGCAGGACATTCAAGTCACCACCGATAAAGTGGAGACTCTCTTGGATGCAGCCAATCACCTGCTCATCCATGACCTTGCACTGAGCTGCTGTGAATTCCTAAAGGATCATCTAAACCCAGATAACTGCGTAAGGATTTGGCAGTACGCTGACACTCACTCGTGCTACGAGCTGCGGGATCAGGCCTACATGTACACATTGCATCACTTCGAGGACGTCGTTTTTTCACAGTCTGGAAAATTCCTAGAGCTGACCATGGAGCAGCTCAGTGACATCCTGGAGAAGGATGAGCTGAACATCAAGGAGGAGAAAACAGCCTTCCAAGCTGTATTCCTGTGGATCAGGCATGAACCCAACGTCCGAACGCAGCACATAGTGAACCTGCTGCCGAAG GTGCGGCTGGCTCTGGTGACTCGGGAATACTTCCtggaaaatataaagaaaaacccggtggtcagcagtgtgtgtgagtgtcaacCCATCATCGCCCACGCCATGAAGGCCATGTACGACTCCAAGATGGCTGAACCAAACACCAGACTCTCGGATCCGTTTACCCGTCCACGGCTCCCATATTCCGTCTTGTTTGCCATCGCCGGCTTCATTGACAAATCTCCTACGAACATCGTGGAAACGTACGACTCGAAGCTGGACAGCTGGATGTGCATCTCCAGCAGAGCAGAGCGTGCTCGAGCATATCATGGCACAGTGTTCCTGGACGGTTTGGTGTACGTTATTGGTGGCTCTGACATCATGGAGTACTTTAACTCCACGTGCACATTCAATCCTTTGGATGGGACGTGGAACGATGTGGCACCCATGCACTCGCCCCGTGGCTATGTTAGCGTTACCGTGCTGGACGGATTCATCTATGCCATGGGAGGCTTTGATGGCACCGTGAGTCTTAACACAGCTGAGTGTTATCAACCAAGCACCAACCAGTGGAGCCTCATCCCATCGATGAACGAGCAGCGAAGTGACGCCAGCGCTGCCACTTTAAATGGCAAG ATCTACATCTGTGGAGGTTGCAATGGAAATGAGTGTCATTTCACGGTTGAGTGTTTTGACCCTTATTCTAATCAGTGGACCCTGATTGAGCCGATGCACATGCCCAGGAGTGGCCTAGGTGTCAATGTGCTGAACAACCAATTGTTTGCT ATCGGAGGTTTTGATGGAGTCACTCCGATGCAGAGCATCGAGGCCTTTAACCCTCGTACCAACTCCTGGAGGATTCTTTCCCCCATGTTTAACCCACGCAGCAACTTTGGCATCGAG gtGATGGACGGTCGCTTGTATGTGATTGGTGGCTGTAATGATGAAGGCACAACCTCCAGGTGCGAGTACTACGATGTGTATAAAGATGAGTG GTTCAAGATCCAGAACATGAACACTTGCCGCAGTGCGGTCAGCTGCTGTGTGGTTTCTGGGCTTCCCAACGTCACAGACTACACCACAAAACGTGATCTTTTTCTCTAG